The DNA window GAGCATATTGTTGTACTATTATGTCTTCTTTATGCAAGAAAGATTTTTGGAACAAGCTTCTAGCTGAAGTACGGCAAGTTAGTTTTGTAGGAAGCTGCCACGGAGGCATAAGTTTTGGAAGTATTGTCTTCTGGTAAGGATTCTTGTATATAGTTGTTCTCAGCAacctttgttgttgaggtTTCTGGTGTAAAGTATGTAAATTTATTACATTTCAGGAATTCCAGGTAGGGACCCTTTGGGGTCtttccttcttcttgttcttcttctgtgTAGTAGTCAGATGCATCGGTATCCATCTGATCCGATTCTGGATAGTCAGTCCACAACTCGTGCgcatttttgtttgtattGAATTCGACGTTTTTTTCGcctctttttcaattcaggCAATAATTAacgtttcttttttcattttttttttttttggctttGATTTAGTCGTGCAGATTGGTTgtaatcatttaattttaacATACTGACAGATACAACTGTTAGGATTGTAGTGCTGA is part of the Candida dubliniensis CD36 chromosome R, complete sequence genome and encodes:
- a CDS encoding non-ltr retrotransposon zorro 3 orf1-related protein, putative (transposable element;~possibly should be merged with adjacent ORF Cd36_25390), which translates into the protein MDTDASDYYTEEEQEEGKTPKGPYSEFSKCNKFTYFTPETSTTKVAENNYIQESLPEDNTSKTYASVAASYKTNLPYFS